From the genome of Papaver somniferum cultivar HN1 chromosome 2, ASM357369v1, whole genome shotgun sequence, one region includes:
- the LOC113349997 gene encoding E3 ubiquitin protein ligase DRIP2-like, with amino-acid sequence MSSYQLTKVRKDTLKACMTCPLCNKLFKEATTISECLHTFCRKCIYDKFTDEEGGDCCPVCNIDLGCAPEEKLRPDHNLQDLRAKIFPLKKGEVKAPEVTCDVTPDVKPDVTREVTPPASVPVRRKERSLSSLVVSTPRVSAQTNLTGRRTKAVARRAAALRGSSFTIDEPGKKNEGSHEDHSESSSSPETLSKIARRRQNYSNAEPSNRQLTYKDKENIAEAWAKKIDQWRPLDCLVEAANRTKAHKSSSQGSNVKQEQANEPDDDVHVPKRKVREHKKSKVLDGKDCANPSPLDLEKPNKLHKIGKKRTAPLQITPQMVLDAMAVKPERRTTPIWFQLVASEDQKGEQLTQISKSFLSVQDGNMPVSAIQKYLANKLHLTSEAEVEIQCCGQPIVPTLQLHNLVDLWLQTATTSERVSALVGASANEFVMILVYSRKVHTS; translated from the exons TTTGCAGGAAATGCATATATGACAAGTTTACAGATGAAGAAGGAGGAGATTGCTGTCCAGTATGCAATATTGATCTAGGTTGTGCTCCAGAGGAGAAGCTGAG GCCTGACCACAATCTACAAGATTTACGGGCAAAAATCTTTCCTCTCAAAAAAGGAGAGGTCAAGGCACCTGAAGTCACATGTGATGTCACACCCGACGTGAAACCTGACGTGACTCGTGAAGTCACACCACCAGCTTCAGTGCCAGTAAGAAGAAAGGAGAGATCACTCTCTTCACTGGTGGTTAGCACACCCAGGGTTTCCGCGCAAACAAACTTGACTGGGAGAAGAACAAAAGCCGTAGCAAGAAGGGCAGCTGCTTTACGAGGATCTAGTTTTACAATTGATGAACCTGGTAAAAAGAATGAAGGTTCTCATGAAGATCACTCTGAAAGCTCCAGCTCACCTGAAACTCTGAGCAAGATTGCTCGAAGAAGACAG AATTATTCCAACGCTGAACCTTCTAATCGCCAGCTTACCtataaagataaagaaaatatTGCAGAAGCATGGGCTAAGAAAATAGACCAGTGGAGACCGTTAGACTGCCTTGTTGAAGCTGCAAATAGGACAAAAGCTCATAAATCCAGTTCACAAGGGTCGAATGTGAAACAAGAACAAGCCAATGAGCCAGATGACGATGTTCATGTGCCTAAGCGTAAAGTTAGGGAGCATAAGAAATCGAAAGTCCTAGACGGCAAGGATTGTGCTAACCCATCTCCTTTAGATCTAGAGAAACCCAATAAGTTGCACAAGATAGGAAAGAAAAGGACTGCGCCTCTGCAAATTACTCCTCAAATGGTTCTTGACGCTATGGCTGTAAAACCTGAGAGAAGAACTACCCCAATTTGGTTTCAGCTAGTAGCTTCCGAAGACca GAAAGGAGAACAGTTGACCCAGATATCTAAGTCGTTTTTGAGTGTACA GGACGGTAATATGCCCGTTTCCGCAATCCAAAAATATCTCGCAAACAAACTTCATCTTACAAGTGAAGCTGAG GTTGAGATCCAATGTTGCGGGCAGCCAATTGTCCCAACTTTACAACTGCATAACTTGGTGGACTTGTGGTTACAAACGGCAACAACATCAGAGAGAGTTTCTGCATTAGTGGGCGCCTCAGCTAATGAATTTGTAATGATTTTAGTTTATTCGCGGAAAGTTCATACATCTTAA